Genomic DNA from Phycicoccus sp. M110.8:
GCGCGGCAACGTCGCGCACCGCCCCGGCGACGCCGTGGACGCGCGCCTCGTCGAGCCCGAGCCGGTCGAGCAGGCCCTGCGCCATGCCCGCGTCCCGGCCGCGGGCGAGGTCCTCCGCGTTCGCTGCCACGACGTCGGCCGCGGCGGTCTCGAGCGCGTCGGCCATCGCGTGCAGCGCGGCGTCCTTGTCGGCACGGGAGAGGAGCGCGAGGCGCCGCGACGCCGCACGGGCGGCGCGCGCGGCCGTCGCCACCTGCTCGACGGCGGTGGGGTCGATCTCGGCCATGCCCCCAGCGTATGCCGCGTGCCGCGCGTCCGGCGTCCGCGTCCACCCGCGCGCCCGCGCACCGCTCTGCGCTGCCCCACCACCCGGGGCAACGCAGAGTCGGCGCCACACCCCTCCCGGCCGATGTCCCGACGTCCCGACGTCACCGCCAGCCGCGCACTCTGCGCTGCCCCACCACCCGGGGCAACGCAGAGTCGGCGCCGCACCCCTCCCGGCCGATGTCCCGACGTCCCGACGTCACCGTCAGCCGCGCACTGTGCGCTGCCCCACCACCCGGGGCAACGCAGAGTTCCCCCGTGCCGTGGAGCTCCCCGAGACCGACCCGGGCCCGCGACGGCTGGTTGAATGGCTCGGTGAGCATCCTGTCGATCCAGTCCTCGGTCGCCTACGGCCACGTCGGCAACTCCGCGGCCGTCTTCCCGCTCCAGCGGCTCGGCGTCGAGGTGTGGCCCGTGCACACCGTGCACTTCTCCAACCACACCGGCTACGGCGAGTGGCGTGGGCCGCTCCTGCCGGCCGACGACGTCCGCGCCGTGATCCGGGGTGTCGAGGAGCGCGGCGCGTTCCCGGCGGTGGACGCGGTGCTCTCGGGCTACCAGGGCGGCGAGGACATCGGGGACGTCATCCTCGAGGCGGTCGGCCGGGTCAAGGCGGCCAACCCGGACGCCATCTACGCGTGCGACCCCGTCATGGGCAACGCGAAGAGCGGCTGCTTCGTGCACCCGGCCATCCCGGTCCTGCTGCGCGAGAAGGTCGTCCCGCGGGCCGACCTCATCACGCCCAACCAGTTCGAGCTCGGCTTCCTCACCGGGACCGAGCCCAGGACGACCGAGGAGACCCTGGCCTCGGTCGACCTCGCCCGGGACATGGGGCCCTCGACAGTGCTCGTCACGAGCGTGGAGCGCCCGGACGCCCCGGCGGACACGATCGAGATGATGGCTGTCACCGAGGACGGCGCCTGGGTGGTCCA
This window encodes:
- the pdxY gene encoding pyridoxal kinase PdxY: MSILSIQSSVAYGHVGNSAAVFPLQRLGVEVWPVHTVHFSNHTGYGEWRGPLLPADDVRAVIRGVEERGAFPAVDAVLSGYQGGEDIGDVILEAVGRVKAANPDAIYACDPVMGNAKSGCFVHPAIPVLLREKVVPRADLITPNQFELGFLTGTEPRTTEETLASVDLARDMGPSTVLVTSVERPDAPADTIEMMAVTEDGAWVVQTPRLPMKANGSGDVTAALFTAHLLETGDPAVALARTASSVFDLLSTTLESGERELQLVQSQDAIANPRLQFEVAQVR